Proteins from a single region of Pseudodesulfovibrio portus:
- a CDS encoding twin-arginine translocation signal domain-containing protein: MPAERLKRRDFLKLGAIAGATAVVASMPAPAFSAPARRTLAECLELDHVAMADASAPVSAAWRSIRLTAAEIRNPAIRTRVEAILDNPAPTLARSMGKGEKKAIYRELTAKGLLKDVTEADFMPPVGNAAKAPQPFRSAPGSGYQSHHSYPGGLATHTDLNTRVSLALYDGYRQVYDYMLDRDVVIAAQLLHDLHKPWVFQWDEHGESRGEMKLGGTGEHHPLGVAESIVRGLPAEVCVAQACAHNHPRTEKDEAQVVGWLTAASVIAGVDPVKHGLLAADGKTLPMPRRQEGFVTHLGDHDWVLTVPAAQWLIPVMEKVAVRDYKISENDLRKKPFNQFRNYVFSQATIMSLYETYAAKGEAELTRTIHSIVRPA; the protein is encoded by the coding sequence ATGCCTGCTGAACGACTGAAACGCCGCGACTTCCTGAAGCTCGGGGCCATCGCGGGGGCCACCGCCGTGGTCGCGTCCATGCCCGCCCCCGCCTTTTCCGCGCCTGCCCGGCGCACCCTCGCCGAGTGTCTGGAACTGGACCACGTGGCCATGGCCGACGCCTCGGCCCCGGTATCCGCAGCCTGGCGCTCCATCCGCCTGACCGCCGCCGAAATCCGCAACCCCGCCATCCGGACCAGGGTCGAGGCCATCCTCGACAACCCCGCCCCCACCCTGGCCCGATCCATGGGCAAGGGCGAAAAAAAGGCCATATACAGGGAACTGACCGCCAAGGGGCTGCTCAAGGACGTCACGGAAGCGGACTTCATGCCGCCCGTCGGCAACGCGGCCAAAGCCCCGCAGCCCTTCCGGTCCGCGCCGGGCAGCGGCTACCAGTCCCATCACTCCTATCCCGGCGGCCTGGCCACCCACACCGATCTCAACACGCGCGTGTCCCTGGCCCTCTACGACGGCTACCGCCAGGTCTACGACTACATGCTCGACCGCGACGTGGTCATCGCCGCCCAGCTGCTGCACGACCTGCACAAGCCCTGGGTCTTCCAGTGGGATGAGCACGGCGAATCGCGCGGCGAGATGAAGCTCGGCGGCACCGGCGAACACCACCCGCTGGGCGTGGCCGAATCCATCGTGCGCGGCCTGCCCGCCGAGGTCTGCGTGGCCCAGGCCTGCGCCCACAACCACCCGCGCACCGAAAAGGACGAGGCCCAGGTGGTCGGCTGGCTGACCGCCGCCTCCGTCATCGCGGGCGTGGACCCGGTCAAGCACGGCCTGCTCGCCGCCGACGGCAAGACCCTGCCCATGCCGCGCCGCCAGGAAGGATTCGTCACCCACCTCGGCGACCATGACTGGGTGCTCACCGTGCCCGCGGCCCAGTGGCTCATCCCGGTCATGGAAAAGGTGGCCGTCCGCGACTACAAGATCAGCGAAAACGATCTCAGGAAAAAGCCCTTCAACCAGTTCCGCAACTACGTCTTCTCCCAGGCGACCATCATGTCCCTGTACGAGACCTACGCCGCCAAGGGCGAAGCCGAACTGACCCGCACCATCCACTCCATCGTCCGGCCCGCGTAG